From a region of the Bradyrhizobium diazoefficiens genome:
- a CDS encoding helix-turn-helix domain-containing protein: protein MAQAQVIKGLERGLRVLQALQMQPDSSLHELHLLTAISKPSLLRILHTLARAGLVTRRLGDGCYRIGATLSHAPSRRQHGDRIAEAAAPILERLCARVSWPSDLMVPAGDHMEIRETNRTRSPILLQQERIGLPINWLWSAVGRAYLAYCPASERQRIIGLLVRSTKPEDRLAREPERLNAILAEVRARGYATRDAAHVGGYYGGPPHADGLLSIAVPLRDGRRVFGAINMLWLRTASSVEAFAGRYLAELQGAALEIVTALHKRRS, encoded by the coding sequence TTGGCGCAGGCGCAGGTCATAAAAGGGCTGGAACGAGGGCTGAGGGTGCTTCAGGCCCTGCAGATGCAGCCGGACTCTTCATTGCACGAACTGCATCTGCTGACGGCGATTTCGAAGCCGAGCCTGCTGCGAATTCTCCATACGCTTGCACGCGCGGGGCTCGTGACAAGGCGGCTTGGGGATGGATGCTACAGGATCGGTGCTACACTTTCGCATGCGCCTTCCCGCCGGCAGCACGGAGATCGCATCGCCGAGGCGGCCGCGCCGATCCTGGAGCGGCTATGTGCCCGGGTATCCTGGCCATCCGATCTGATGGTGCCGGCTGGCGATCACATGGAAATCAGGGAAACCAACCGGACGCGGAGTCCGATTCTGCTGCAGCAGGAACGAATAGGTTTGCCGATCAATTGGCTGTGGTCCGCGGTGGGGCGAGCTTATCTGGCCTACTGTCCCGCCAGCGAGCGTCAGCGCATCATTGGGCTGTTGGTTCGGTCGACCAAGCCGGAGGATCGACTGGCCCGTGAACCCGAGCGTCTGAACGCTATCCTGGCCGAGGTGCGGGCGCGGGGCTATGCAACGCGGGACGCAGCGCATGTCGGCGGTTATTATGGTGGTCCCCCGCATGCGGACGGTCTGCTCTCAATTGCGGTTCCGCTGCGCGACGGCCGCCGCGTGTTCGGCGCAATCAACATGCTCTGGCTCCGGACCGCGTCTTCTGTTGAGGCGTTCGCCGGGCGCTACCTGGCGGAGCTTCAAGGCGCGGCCTTGGAAATTGTCACTGCTCTGCACAAGAGACGCTCCTGA
- a CDS encoding glycosyltransferase family 39 protein, whose translation MASITTSAIDTPLRHSVERICDDLAMLVLAAVTVIAGLTFRDYGLGWDDYTHAEYADLLLRMLGSGFRDTAALSFANLYMYGGGFDMVAAVLHKIIPLELFETRRLVGAIVGVIGLAVTWRLGRRVGGPLAGLASLLLLALCPIFYGHMFMNPKDAPFAVAMIILMLGLVRLAEEYPKASPRTILIVGLGAGLSIGCRILGGLALVYALLGFMPLLLEELRSEGLRESVRRFAHVVYVLLPGLAFGYLVMGLIWPWSIMKPGNPFEALTYFSHFFEKPWKEMFDGAIVSVPDMPWSYLPTLFALQLPEVMLVLTVGAVVATFAMLPRREVPARRKTIMLMLTLAATLPLAIAVVKRPALYNGIRHFVFVIPPMAVLGGVAFAFAMERLRTNHRAWQLVVLATFCFGLVLSLAEMIRLHPYQYTHFNHIAGTVRGADKRFMLDYWGLALKQASDELREQLVERQEVPPSNRKWKVAVCGPQRPAQVALGPDFTIGWDSHAADFAMTLGEFYCKGLTAPVMVEIKRDDVVFARVYDIRGRSISSLLSIPAP comes from the coding sequence ATGGCATCCATCACGACTTCGGCGATCGACACGCCTCTGCGGCACTCGGTCGAGCGAATTTGCGACGATCTCGCCATGCTGGTGCTGGCTGCGGTCACCGTCATTGCAGGCTTGACGTTTCGCGACTACGGCCTCGGCTGGGACGACTACACTCACGCTGAATACGCCGACCTGTTGCTGCGCATGCTCGGTTCCGGCTTCAGGGACACCGCGGCGCTCTCCTTCGCCAATCTCTACATGTATGGCGGCGGCTTCGACATGGTCGCAGCCGTCCTGCACAAGATCATTCCGCTCGAATTGTTCGAGACGCGCCGTCTGGTCGGCGCCATTGTCGGCGTGATCGGGCTCGCGGTGACCTGGCGGCTCGGCCGCCGCGTCGGTGGGCCCCTTGCCGGTCTTGCCTCGCTCCTGCTGCTCGCGCTGTGCCCGATCTTCTACGGCCACATGTTCATGAACCCGAAGGATGCGCCCTTCGCGGTCGCCATGATCATTCTGATGCTCGGCCTCGTCCGGCTCGCCGAGGAATATCCGAAAGCGTCGCCGCGCACGATTCTCATCGTCGGCCTCGGCGCGGGCCTTTCAATCGGCTGCCGCATTCTCGGCGGACTCGCGCTGGTCTACGCCCTGCTCGGCTTCATGCCGCTGTTGCTCGAGGAACTGCGCAGCGAGGGCCTGCGCGAGTCGGTCCGCCGCTTCGCCCATGTCGTCTACGTGCTGCTGCCCGGCCTTGCGTTCGGCTATCTCGTAATGGGCCTGATCTGGCCGTGGTCGATCATGAAGCCCGGCAATCCCTTCGAGGCGCTGACCTACTTCTCGCATTTCTTCGAGAAGCCGTGGAAGGAGATGTTCGACGGCGCGATCGTGTCGGTGCCGGACATGCCCTGGTCCTATCTGCCGACGCTGTTCGCGCTGCAGCTGCCCGAGGTGATGCTGGTGCTGACGGTCGGCGCCGTGGTCGCCACCTTCGCCATGCTGCCACGCCGCGAGGTTCCGGCGCGCCGCAAGACCATCATGCTGATGCTGACGCTTGCCGCGACCCTGCCGCTTGCGATCGCGGTGGTGAAGCGGCCGGCGCTGTACAACGGCATCCGCCACTTCGTCTTCGTGATTCCGCCGATGGCGGTGCTCGGCGGCGTCGCTTTCGCCTTCGCCATGGAGCGCCTGCGCACCAATCACCGCGCCTGGCAACTGGTCGTGCTCGCCACCTTCTGCTTTGGCCTCGTGCTGTCGCTCGCCGAGATGATCCGGCTGCATCCCTATCAATACACGCACTTCAACCACATTGCCGGCACCGTGCGCGGCGCCGACAAGCGCTTCATGCTGGACTATTGGGGCCTCGCGCTCAAGCAGGCCTCCGACGAACTGCGCGAGCAGCTCGTCGAGCGCCAGGAGGTGCCGCCCAGCAATCGCAAATGGAAGGTCGCGGTGTGCGGTCCGCAGCGCCCAGCGCAGGTCGCGCTCGGACCCGACTTCACCATCGGCTGGGATTCCCATGCCGCCGATTTCGCGATGACGCTCGGCGAGTTCTACTGCAAGGGCCTCACCGCGCCCGTGATGGTCGAGATCAAGCGCGACGACGTGGTGTTCGCCCGCGTCTACGACATCCGCGGCCGCAGCATTTCCAGCCTGCTGTCGATCCCGGCGCCGTGA
- a CDS encoding DUF308 domain-containing protein codes for MNLVLLIVGICAVLAGLLAVIFGLTIREFSLGGTLIISGTIGVCSGMLLVGVHLMLRELKGIARRLAGVAAPSEVRVRPVLPDLAVSGAAAPEPMPASAAKGEARIEPAPPPAAGSPPWQSEAAARDRSRVEAPPPEAPMPPAVPEAPRRRNLMFASTSRKERERAETKITEGAPPQPESSEAPDIPPASFDDAWPKPDRMRAPEPPAASRRPPPRSPPTSAEAAPPAPEPTPPPVEQAPVTVLKSGIVDGMAYSLYSDGSIEAQMPEGMMRFASIDELRAHLDQRS; via the coding sequence ATGAATTTGGTATTGTTGATCGTGGGGATTTGCGCCGTTCTGGCGGGTCTCCTCGCGGTCATTTTCGGACTGACGATCAGGGAGTTCAGCCTCGGCGGAACTCTCATAATCTCCGGTACCATCGGCGTCTGCTCCGGAATGCTACTGGTCGGCGTCCATCTCATGCTGCGCGAGTTGAAGGGCATCGCCCGCCGGCTGGCCGGTGTGGCCGCGCCGTCCGAGGTTCGGGTCAGGCCTGTGCTGCCGGACCTTGCCGTATCTGGCGCTGCCGCGCCAGAGCCGATGCCCGCCTCGGCGGCGAAGGGCGAGGCGAGGATCGAGCCGGCCCCGCCACCGGCTGCAGGCTCGCCGCCGTGGCAGAGCGAAGCTGCCGCGCGCGATCGTTCGCGTGTCGAGGCGCCGCCGCCCGAAGCCCCGATGCCGCCCGCGGTTCCGGAAGCGCCGCGTCGGCGCAACCTGATGTTCGCCTCGACCTCGCGCAAGGAGCGTGAGCGCGCGGAGACCAAGATCACCGAGGGCGCACCGCCGCAACCGGAGTCCAGTGAGGCCCCGGACATTCCGCCTGCAAGTTTTGACGATGCCTGGCCGAAGCCGGACCGCATGCGTGCGCCGGAGCCGCCGGCCGCCTCGCGCCGACCGCCGCCGCGCTCCCCGCCGACCTCTGCGGAGGCTGCTCCGCCTGCACCCGAGCCGACTCCGCCACCTGTCGAGCAGGCGCCCGTGACCGTGCTCAAATCCGGGATCGTCGATGGCATGGCCTATTCGCTCTATTCCGACGGCTCGATCGAAGCGCAGATGCCGGAGGGCATGATGCGCTTTGCCTCGATCGACGAGCTGCGCGCCCATCTCGACCAGCGGTCCTGA
- a CDS encoding ATP-binding protein — MTVLSIIRDCLDALLHPSARYDALMRARHLAFMAPRLLGSLAAFAAFPVYLAMRGAPSAIEVAAFAWLIAPILLSWFLSRTGRYEGAHVLSSLALAGLIMAVAGNTGGIESFAAVWLVVVPLEAALSASRRVVAFASLLALSCAGILILVSQLGWLPSGDTSAAERGVLMAFGVASATLYAAGLAFGAESLARTSVALLSREEERYRLLASNMSDVVSRHQRNGAVQFISPAAEAMLGMPVTRLLGHGLFDRVHVADRPAYLTALSDAARGEVRSVEFRLRREPDGSGRGQIDFLWVEMRCRPLDQDIGRNPYSDAAREAEVVAVMRDVTDHKLSEQALDQARSAAEAADAAKTRFLATMSHELRTPLNAIIGFSEMIAQEQTLMLGAAQRKEYAQLINDSGQHLLSVVNGILDMSKMESGNFEIASEPFAPRASLLHCCNLLALKARENGIDLITDAPQDLPVMTGDPRAFKQIVLNLVANAIKFTERGGQVSVSAAVSGSQLTLRISDTGVGIAPDDLTRIGAPFFQAGKTYQRRHEGTGLGLSIVKSLVALHLGELTVQSRLGEGTAVTVRLPLVYTPPQVKPAESKIATLTPVLRQELQDQAHDPSQDQPALVKKSA; from the coding sequence GTGACAGTTTTGAGTATCATCCGCGATTGTCTCGATGCGCTGCTGCATCCCTCCGCGCGTTACGATGCGCTGATGCGAGCGCGCCATCTTGCCTTCATGGCGCCGCGGCTGCTCGGCAGCCTGGCCGCTTTTGCCGCATTCCCGGTCTATCTCGCCATGCGTGGCGCGCCGAGCGCGATCGAGGTAGCCGCTTTCGCATGGCTGATCGCGCCGATTCTGCTGTCCTGGTTCCTGTCGCGCACCGGCCGCTATGAAGGCGCGCATGTGCTGTCGTCGCTGGCGCTGGCCGGTCTGATCATGGCGGTCGCGGGCAACACGGGCGGCATCGAGTCATTCGCCGCGGTCTGGCTGGTCGTGGTTCCCCTCGAAGCCGCACTGTCAGCCTCGCGCCGCGTCGTGGCCTTTGCATCATTGCTCGCGCTGTCCTGTGCGGGAATCCTGATCCTCGTCAGCCAGCTTGGCTGGCTGCCGTCCGGAGACACCAGTGCCGCAGAACGCGGCGTGCTGATGGCGTTCGGCGTCGCCTCGGCGACGCTCTATGCCGCGGGCCTCGCCTTCGGCGCGGAATCGCTCGCGCGCACCAGCGTTGCGCTATTGTCCCGCGAGGAGGAGCGTTATCGCCTGCTGGCCAGCAACATGAGCGACGTCGTCTCGCGGCATCAGCGCAACGGTGCGGTGCAGTTCATCTCGCCGGCGGCGGAGGCCATGCTCGGCATGCCCGTGACACGACTGCTCGGTCACGGCCTGTTCGACCGCGTCCACGTCGCCGATCGCCCGGCCTATCTCACCGCGCTGTCCGATGCCGCGCGCGGCGAGGTGCGCAGCGTCGAGTTCCGGCTGCGGCGTGAGCCTGACGGTTCGGGGCGCGGTCAAATCGATTTTCTCTGGGTCGAGATGCGCTGCCGCCCGCTCGACCAGGATATCGGCCGGAATCCTTACAGTGACGCCGCGCGCGAGGCCGAAGTCGTCGCCGTGATGCGCGACGTCACGGACCATAAATTGTCCGAGCAGGCGCTCGATCAGGCGCGCAGCGCCGCCGAGGCAGCCGATGCCGCCAAGACACGCTTCCTCGCCACCATGAGCCACGAGCTGCGCACGCCGCTCAACGCCATCATCGGCTTCTCCGAGATGATCGCGCAGGAACAGACCCTGATGCTGGGTGCGGCTCAGCGCAAGGAATATGCCCAGCTCATCAACGATTCCGGCCAGCATCTGCTGTCGGTCGTCAACGGCATCCTGGACATGTCGAAGATGGAGTCGGGCAATTTCGAGATCGCGTCCGAACCGTTCGCGCCGCGCGCCTCGCTGCTGCATTGCTGCAATCTGCTGGCGCTGAAGGCGCGGGAGAACGGCATCGACCTCATCACCGACGCGCCGCAGGACCTGCCTGTCATGACCGGCGATCCCAGGGCCTTCAAGCAGATCGTGCTCAATCTGGTCGCCAACGCCATCAAGTTCACCGAGCGCGGCGGCCAGGTCTCCGTGTCCGCTGCGGTGTCGGGTTCGCAGCTGACGCTGCGCATCAGCGACACCGGCGTCGGTATCGCGCCGGACGATCTCACGCGCATCGGCGCGCCGTTCTTCCAGGCGGGCAAGACCTATCAGCGCCGTCACGAAGGAACTGGCCTCGGACTTTCGATCGTGAAGAGTCTCGTGGCGTTGCATCTCGGCGAATTGACGGTACAAAGCAGGCTCGGGGAGGGCACCGCCGTCACCGTCAGGCTGCCGCTCGTCTACACGCCGCCGCAAGTCAAGCCGGCCGAGAGCAAGATCGCGACCTTGACGCCGGTGCTGCGCCAGGAGCTTCAAGACCAGGCTCACGACCCGTCTCAGGACCAACCCGCTCTGGTGAAGAAAAGTGCCTAA
- a CDS encoding DUF5330 domain-containing protein: MRFLLRITFWLGLVLVLLPRDKTPESEKLPQIGAADAVQAATAAVSDMTQFCKRQPAACEVGGQAATIIGQRAQDGARKIYQIINDKKEQITNEKNDKNDKKAPDHTGSIAMAGEGDAVSSEAPQDTLSQDDIALEWRGPAAAN; encoded by the coding sequence ATGCGCTTTCTGCTCCGCATCACATTCTGGCTCGGGCTGGTGCTGGTGCTCCTGCCGCGGGACAAGACACCCGAATCGGAGAAGCTGCCGCAGATCGGCGCCGCCGACGCGGTGCAGGCTGCGACCGCGGCCGTCTCCGATATGACCCAGTTCTGCAAGCGCCAGCCGGCGGCCTGCGAGGTCGGCGGACAGGCCGCGACCATCATCGGCCAGCGCGCCCAGGACGGTGCGCGCAAGATCTACCAGATCATCAACGACAAGAAAGAGCAGATCACCAACGAGAAGAACGACAAGAACGACAAGAAGGCGCCCGACCACACCGGCTCGATCGCGATGGCCGGCGAAGGCGATGCCGTCTCGAGCGAAGCGCCGCAGGACACCCTGAGCCAGGACGACATCGCGCTGGAATGGCGCGGCCCTGCAGCGGCGAATTAG
- a CDS encoding DUF1491 family protein: MRLKSNIWVAAYLRRCQTEGVFGAVRRRGAEEAGAVFVKVSLLDGHAMLYVPAPQTVYDDGRPVDRFFVPVAPQPLPEPAVEERLTKEIRFDPDAWIVETEDRAGRHFLELAKA, translated from the coding sequence ATGCGTTTGAAATCCAACATTTGGGTCGCGGCTTACCTGCGCCGGTGCCAGACCGAGGGCGTGTTCGGTGCGGTGCGCCGTCGCGGCGCCGAGGAGGCCGGCGCGGTGTTCGTGAAGGTGTCGCTGCTCGACGGCCATGCGATGCTCTACGTGCCGGCGCCGCAGACCGTCTATGACGACGGCCGCCCCGTCGATCGCTTCTTCGTGCCGGTTGCGCCGCAGCCCTTGCCGGAGCCTGCTGTCGAGGAGCGTCTGACCAAGGAAATCCGCTTCGATCCCGATGCCTGGATCGTCGAGACCGAGGACCGCGCCGGGCGGCATTTTCTGGAATTGGCGAAAGCCTGA
- a CDS encoding MBL fold metallo-hydrolase: protein MTSCFRVTLLGTGVPIPRPERFGPSTLIEAGEQTILIDAGRGATIRLFQLGVPIGRIDALLLTHFHSDHTVGIPDLWLTGWLGSYFAARKRPFHVIGPMGTQTLMRHLEAAYAGDIEIRVEDEKLAREHAAITVKEFAADGPVYESGDLRIIAFTVDHGDAIKPAYGYRIEYQDRVAVVSGDTRYNENVVRYGTGVDLLIHEVATARPELLKEPHIRRIVDHHTSPQEAGRVFARTKPKLAAFTHLVMLASETIGPLSVEELIAATRETYAGPLEVGEDLTSFEIGHEISVRRYVEQATSRA, encoded by the coding sequence ATGACCTCGTGCTTCCGCGTGACATTGCTCGGGACGGGGGTTCCGATCCCCCGGCCCGAGCGCTTCGGCCCCAGCACGTTGATCGAGGCGGGCGAACAAACCATCCTCATCGATGCCGGCCGCGGCGCGACCATTCGATTGTTCCAGCTCGGCGTTCCAATCGGTCGAATTGATGCTCTGCTGCTGACCCATTTCCATTCCGACCATACGGTCGGAATTCCTGACCTCTGGTTGACCGGCTGGCTGGGCTCGTATTTTGCTGCTCGCAAACGGCCTTTCCACGTCATCGGTCCGATGGGCACACAAACCCTCATGCGGCATCTCGAAGCGGCATACGCGGGCGATATCGAGATTCGGGTCGAGGACGAGAAGCTCGCCAGAGAACACGCCGCGATCACGGTCAAGGAATTTGCCGCTGATGGTCCGGTTTACGAAAGCGGCGACCTCCGCATCATCGCGTTCACGGTGGATCACGGCGATGCCATCAAACCCGCCTATGGCTACCGCATCGAATATCAGGACCGCGTGGCCGTCGTCTCCGGCGACACCCGATACAACGAGAACGTGGTTCGCTACGGCACCGGGGTCGATCTGCTGATTCATGAAGTGGCGACGGCACGACCGGAACTGCTGAAGGAGCCTCACATCCGGCGGATCGTGGACCATCATACCTCGCCGCAAGAAGCCGGCCGGGTATTCGCCCGCACAAAACCGAAACTGGCGGCATTCACGCATCTTGTCATGCTGGCCAGCGAAACCATCGGGCCGCTGTCGGTCGAAGAGCTGATCGCGGCGACGAGAGAGACCTATGCCGGGCCGCTGGAGGTGGGTGAAGATCTGACGAGTTTCGAAATTGGGCACGAAATATCTGTGCGTCGCTACGTCGAGCAAGCGACCAGTCGCGCATGA
- a CDS encoding MucR family transcriptional regulator — translation MSDAGAKNFIELTASIVSAYLSNNPTPAADIPNLISQVHGALVRVSSGRTETAPLEPAKPAVSLKKSIAPDYLVCLEDGKRFKSLKRHLRTQYNMTPEQYREKWGLPADYPMVAPNYAVARSQLAKQMGLGQQQRKRK, via the coding sequence ATGTCGGATGCCGGGGCTAAGAATTTCATCGAGCTGACGGCGAGCATCGTGTCGGCCTACCTCAGCAACAATCCGACGCCGGCGGCGGATATTCCGAACCTGATCAGCCAGGTGCATGGCGCCCTGGTGCGGGTTTCGTCAGGCCGCACCGAGACCGCGCCGCTGGAGCCGGCCAAGCCGGCGGTCTCGCTGAAGAAGTCGATCGCGCCCGATTATCTGGTCTGTCTGGAAGACGGCAAGCGCTTCAAGTCGCTGAAGCGCCATCTGCGCACGCAGTACAACATGACGCCCGAGCAATACCGCGAGAAATGGGGCCTGCCGGCCGACTATCCCATGGTCGCGCCGAACTATGCGGTGGCGCGCTCGCAACTCGCCAAGCAGATGGGATTGGGACAGCAGCAACGGAAGCGGAAGTAG
- a CDS encoding peptidoglycan-binding domain-containing protein: MPKKSAKHEAAPRRRGAKAAVIDVETERNLVMRVLLHSPKDTLAGLVAVAAIGAIVANALFLQTGRHPAPMFGTVINLPAPSSMSLSNPLPRPRPIGADTSPLEPRATEFRSEPRPAERAAEKPVEATASTPRAGDPLTNLVRQTTSTPSVAVARPPAPIPVHQSAAARRIAGVQRALSEYGYGNLKITGAMSGETQSAIQKFEREHKMQVTGQVSDRLLRELSAAIGHSVE, encoded by the coding sequence GTGCCTAAGAAGTCTGCCAAGCACGAAGCCGCTCCGCGCCGCCGTGGCGCCAAGGCCGCGGTCATTGACGTCGAGACCGAGCGCAACCTCGTGATGCGCGTGTTGCTGCACAGCCCGAAGGACACGCTGGCCGGCCTCGTCGCCGTCGCCGCGATCGGTGCGATCGTTGCCAATGCGCTGTTCCTGCAGACCGGCCGGCATCCGGCGCCGATGTTCGGCACGGTGATCAATCTTCCCGCCCCGTCATCAATGTCGCTGTCGAATCCGTTGCCGCGTCCGCGCCCCATTGGTGCCGATACCTCGCCTCTGGAACCGAGAGCGACCGAGTTCCGCTCCGAGCCCAGACCTGCGGAGAGAGCCGCCGAGAAGCCGGTCGAGGCGACCGCGTCGACCCCGCGTGCGGGCGATCCGCTGACCAATCTGGTCAGGCAAACGACGTCGACGCCGTCCGTCGCCGTCGCGCGTCCGCCGGCACCGATTCCGGTGCATCAGAGCGCGGCCGCGCGGCGTATCGCCGGCGTGCAGCGCGCGCTGTCCGAATATGGCTACGGAAATTTGAAGATCACGGGTGCGATGAGCGGCGAGACCCAGTCCGCGATCCAGAAGTTCGAGCGCGAGCACAAGATGCAGGTCACCGGGCAGGTGTCTGATCGCCTGCTGCGCGAGCTCAGCGCGGCGATCGGCCATTCGGTCGAATAG
- a CDS encoding class II aldolase/adducin family protein — protein sequence MSPAEPRLKEVPSNMTEAEWQQRVNLAACYRLVALYGWDDLVDTHISARVPGPEHHFLINPYGLMFDEITASSLVKVDLHGNQLTESEYIINPAGFTIHSAIHEVREDAICVLHLHTLDGTAVSSSAEGLLPLNQTAQLVTHDLAYHDYEGIALDHDERPRLQKDLGDHNHMLLRNHGTLTVGRSVASAFERMYHLERACSMQVRTRALGTPVYPVEEIAIEKNTELLANRDRAELRATNLVWPPLLRKLDRELPGYRS from the coding sequence ATGTCGCCAGCGGAACCACGCCTGAAGGAAGTGCCGTCGAACATGACGGAGGCCGAGTGGCAGCAACGGGTCAATCTCGCCGCCTGCTATCGCCTGGTCGCGCTGTACGGCTGGGACGATCTGGTCGACACCCACATCTCCGCGCGCGTACCCGGCCCCGAGCACCACTTCCTCATCAACCCCTACGGGCTGATGTTCGACGAGATCACAGCCTCGAGCCTCGTCAAGGTCGACCTGCACGGCAACCAGCTCACCGAGAGCGAATACATCATCAACCCTGCCGGCTTCACCATCCATTCGGCGATCCACGAGGTGCGCGAGGACGCGATCTGCGTGCTGCATCTCCACACGCTCGACGGCACGGCGGTGTCGAGCAGCGCAGAAGGCCTGTTGCCGCTGAACCAGACTGCCCAGCTCGTCACCCACGACCTCGCCTATCACGACTATGAAGGCATCGCACTCGACCATGACGAGCGGCCGCGGCTGCAGAAGGATCTCGGCGACCACAACCATATGCTGCTGCGCAACCACGGCACGCTGACCGTCGGCCGCTCGGTCGCCTCCGCCTTCGAGCGCATGTACCACCTGGAGCGCGCCTGCTCGATGCAGGTGCGCACGCGCGCACTCGGCACGCCGGTCTATCCGGTCGAAGAGATCGCGATCGAGAAGAACACCGAGCTGCTCGCCAACCGCGATCGCGCCGAGTTGCGCGCCACCAACCTCGTGTGGCCGCCGCTGCTGCGCAAGCTCGACCGCGAGCTTCCGGGCTACCGCTCTTGA
- a CDS encoding SufE family protein, with the protein MTTIDEIRDNFELLDEWDDRYRYVIELGRTLEPMPEAEHSAANKVQGCVSQVWLQKLVDRSNGAPILKYRGDSDAHIVRGLVAIVLSLYSGRTPQEILDTDAIAVFNEFGFRDHLTPQRSNGLRSMVERIKTDAKEALAEAS; encoded by the coding sequence ATGACGACGATCGACGAAATCAGGGATAATTTCGAGCTTCTGGACGAGTGGGACGACCGCTACCGGTACGTCATCGAGCTTGGCCGCACCCTGGAACCGATGCCGGAGGCGGAACACTCCGCCGCCAACAAGGTGCAGGGTTGCGTCAGCCAGGTCTGGCTCCAGAAGCTGGTCGACCGCAGCAATGGCGCACCGATCCTGAAATATCGCGGCGACAGCGACGCGCATATCGTGCGCGGGCTGGTCGCGATCGTGCTGTCGCTCTATTCGGGCCGCACGCCGCAGGAGATTCTCGATACCGACGCGATCGCCGTGTTCAACGAGTTCGGCTTTCGCGATCATCTGACGCCGCAGCGCTCCAACGGCCTGCGCTCGATGGTCGAGCGCATCAAGACCGACGCGAAAGAGGCGCTCGCGGAGGCGTCGTAA
- a CDS encoding tripartite tricarboxylate transporter substrate binding protein produces MDRSAALSTLSDFGFHGEILMFRQNIGQMSRHVGLLIALTSPAFSAHAEAIFPTGTIRFVAPNTGGTPPDIISRIIAKELSESEHWRTIVENRPGGITTIAANDVLTHPADGHNLFSMSVPSVAAPALVPGISYNFETDFEPVIKASVSYNVLVVNPSVPAASVAELVALLKSQPDKLTFSSGGFGTPAHLIGEQFKLQTGTRAQHVPYGQFPQAIGDLLNGTNAFMFVTMLPVVDLIKTGKLRALAVSAPKRVPALPDIPTIVEAGFPSLVVEDWVGFAVRRGTPKDTIVRLNQAINKALQKPSVREALARLGAEPVGGSPEAFGELVKSQVQHWKQVVADAGIKAQ; encoded by the coding sequence ATGGACCGATCAGCCGCGCTTTCGACGCTGAGCGATTTCGGATTTCATGGAGAGATTCTCATGTTCAGGCAGAATATCGGCCAGATGAGCCGCCATGTTGGCTTGCTGATCGCGTTGACGAGCCCTGCATTCTCTGCCCACGCGGAGGCCATCTTCCCGACGGGCACCATCCGCTTCGTAGCCCCCAACACCGGGGGCACGCCACCCGACATCATCAGCCGGATCATTGCGAAGGAGCTATCCGAAAGCGAGCACTGGCGCACGATCGTGGAGAACCGGCCCGGCGGAATCACGACGATCGCCGCCAATGACGTGCTTACGCATCCAGCCGACGGGCACAACTTGTTCAGCATGTCGGTCCCGTCCGTTGCCGCGCCCGCACTGGTGCCAGGTATTTCCTACAACTTCGAAACCGATTTCGAACCGGTCATCAAGGCGTCGGTCTCCTATAATGTGCTGGTGGTCAATCCATCGGTGCCCGCCGCCTCCGTCGCCGAGCTTGTCGCGCTTCTCAAAAGCCAGCCGGATAAGCTGACCTTTTCATCCGGCGGATTTGGCACGCCCGCTCACTTGATCGGCGAGCAGTTCAAGTTGCAGACAGGCACGCGGGCGCAACACGTTCCCTACGGGCAATTTCCGCAGGCCATCGGCGACCTCCTCAATGGCACGAACGCATTCATGTTCGTGACGATGTTGCCGGTCGTGGACCTGATCAAGACGGGCAAGCTACGGGCGCTTGCCGTCTCGGCTCCGAAGCGCGTGCCGGCTCTCCCCGACATTCCGACGATTGTCGAAGCCGGCTTCCCATCGCTTGTGGTGGAGGACTGGGTGGGCTTCGCGGTTCGGCGCGGCACACCCAAGGACACCATCGTGCGGCTCAACCAGGCCATCAACAAAGCGTTGCAAAAACCATCGGTGCGCGAGGCTTTGGCCAGGCTTGGTGCGGAGCCAGTCGGCGGCTCGCCCGAGGCGTTCGGCGAGCTCGTCAAATCACAGGTTCAGCATTGGAAGCAGGTTGTCGCCGACGCCGGGATCAAGGCGCAGTGA